The region TCCGTGGATGGACCCCTCACCGACGTTGTCCGACGTGTCGACCGCGGCGACGGCGACGGCCTGGGGGTAGGCGGCGGGGTAGCGGGGCCCGTCGTTCTTGTTCTCGGAGACGTTGCGGTTGCCGGCGGAGGCCACCACGAGCGAGCCCTTCTTCGTCGCGTAGGCGACGCTGTCGCGCAGCCGGGCGTCGTCGGAGGGCGTGCTCATGGAGACGTTGATGATCTTGGCGCCCTGGTCGGCGGCGTGCCGGATGCCGGCGGCGATGCGGTCCGGGCGGGGACCGACCCCGGCGCTGCGGGACTGCTCGTCGTCGGCGTAGAAGACCCGGACGGGCAGGATGCGGGCGTCCGGGGCGAGCCCGATGACGCCGGACCCCTTGACCGGGCGGGCGGCGATCTGGCCGGCGATGGCGGTGCCGTGGCCGACGGCGTCGCCGCGGGCCCCCAGGTCCGGGACGAAGGACTTGCCGCCGGTGAGGGCGGGCCCGAGGTGGGCGTTCCTGGCCTCGACGCCGGAGTCGACGACCGCCACCGTGACACCGCGGCCGGTCGCGAGCGTCCAGGCGAGTCGGGCGTTGAGCCGCTGCAGGGCCTGCGGCTCCTCGTTGACGTAGGTCGTCTTGTCCTTGTCGCAGGTGGCAGCGGCGGCAGGGGCGGCGGCTGCGGTCACGAGGGCCGTGCTCCCGAGCAGCGCGGAGACGACGGCGGCAGCCAGCCGCGTGCGGTTCACTGCTTGCCGGTGGTGACGGCCTGCTGGGCCGCCGCCACGCTCAGGGTGGGACCGGAGCGGAACAGGTCCACCCACGCCTGGGGGACGGGCACGACGTCACCGGGGGAGTACCCCAGCCGGGACAGCGCGTCGTTGCCGCCCTGCACGCTGTAGGCCGTGGCCGTCGCGTCGACGACGAACACCGGGCCGCGGTTGACGATGTTGTCGCCGATGGCGCGCACGAGGGCCCCCGAGCCGGCTGCGACCTCGGTCACCGCACCGTCCGTCGGGCGGATCGCGGACGAGGTGCTCAGCGCGGTGGTGGGCAGCGTGCTGGGCCCGGACGTCAGCGTGGCGCAGGCCTCACCGTCGACCGGGGCGGGCAGGTCCTCGGGCCACTGCGACGGCACGATCGAGCGGTCGGTGGTCTTCAGTGCCGCGATCTCGGCCGGCGTGACCTGCAGGTCCGCGCCGAGCGAGCGTCCCGAGCCGATCTGGTAGAGCGCGTAGGCGAACGGCGACAGCAGCGCCAGCTCACCGGTCGGCGTGACGACGTAGCGACGAGGGGTCTCGCCCGAGTCCTTGACGGCGAGCACCGAGCCGACGACGGCGCCGGGGGGCAGGTCGGGCAGCGCCTTGCCTGCCGAGTCCACGCGCAGCGGCCCGAGCGTCGGTCCCTGCGGGAACAGCGCCGTCCAGGCAGCGGGGGTCGGGACCGGTGTGGCTGCGTCCAGCCGCAGCTGGCGCAGCACGGCGGCCGAGTCCTTGCCGGACACGGGCAGGCGGTAACGCCCCGTCACGACGAACAGTCCGTCGGCCGTGGTGACCAGCGCCGCGCCGTTGGTGGCGGGGGTGCTCGTGGCGCCGGGGCCCACCACGGTCTTGGTGGCGCCGTCCTGCGCCAGGCAGGACACCCAGCCCGAGCGCGCGAGGCGGGCCGGCGGGGTGAGCGAGTCCGGCGCCCCGAGGATGCCGATGGTCTGGCCGCGCGGCGTCGTGGCGATCTTGTCGTCGTCGACCGTGACGACCGAGAAGCTGCCGGCAGGGATGAGCAGGCGGGCGCTGGTCGTGTTGATGACGGGGTAGAGCGTCTTCTTGACCGCGACGTACCGGGCCCCGCTGTTCTCGGCGATGACGAGGTGGTTGTCGTCCCACCCGTCGGGGAGAGGCTTGGTGAGGGCCCCGGTGACGAGACCACCGACGCCGAGCAGCACGGTGACGGCGATGCCGCCGACGATGGCCCGCAGCGGTCGCTGGGGTTCGACCTCGCGGCCACCGGGGGCGCCGGCGACGAAGGCAGTGGTCAGCCGACGACGGCTGAAGGCCTGGGCCTCGACCAGATCCTTCTTCGTGGCCACGCCCGTTCCCTGCCTTTCGTGGTGGTTGGTCTGGT is a window of Pedococcus aerophilus DNA encoding:
- a CDS encoding S8 family serine peptidase; amino-acid sequence: MNRTRLAAAVVSALLGSTALVTAAAAPAAAATCDKDKTTYVNEEPQALQRLNARLAWTLATGRGVTVAVVDSGVEARNAHLGPALTGGKSFVPDLGARGDAVGHGTAIAGQIAARPVKGSGVIGLAPDARILPVRVFYADDEQSRSAGVGPRPDRIAAGIRHAADQGAKIINVSMSTPSDDARLRDSVAYATKKGSLVVASAGNRNVSENKNDGPRYPAAYPQAVAVAAVDTSDNVGEGSIHGPHVDVAAPGTRILTTFYAAGDCLLEEEAESTSFATAYVSATAALLAQRFPGEGPAGWKHRLEATASRDQRDTRNDSAGWGLVQPYEALTALTDGSSSGPVAPGATKAPVVTPPAASIDLTPVSDPRAGERTAATWWSLLGVSALVALALGGVLRPGRRRSTA
- the eccB gene encoding type VII secretion protein EccB, which produces MATKKDLVEAQAFSRRRLTTAFVAGAPGGREVEPQRPLRAIVGGIAVTVLLGVGGLVTGALTKPLPDGWDDNHLVIAENSGARYVAVKKTLYPVINTTSARLLIPAGSFSVVTVDDDKIATTPRGQTIGILGAPDSLTPPARLARSGWVSCLAQDGATKTVVGPGATSTPATNGAALVTTADGLFVVTGRYRLPVSGKDSAAVLRQLRLDAATPVPTPAAWTALFPQGPTLGPLRVDSAGKALPDLPPGAVVGSVLAVKDSGETPRRYVVTPTGELALLSPFAYALYQIGSGRSLGADLQVTPAEIAALKTTDRSIVPSQWPEDLPAPVDGEACATLTSGPSTLPTTALSTSSAIRPTDGAVTEVAAGSGALVRAIGDNIVNRGPVFVVDATATAYSVQGGNDALSRLGYSPGDVVPVPQAWVDLFRSGPTLSVAAAQQAVTTGKQ